In the genome of Carnobacterium viridans, one region contains:
- a CDS encoding pyridoxamine 5'-phosphate oxidase family protein — MLSKTFFEVIQNEGVVSITSWGSGDQPNVRCTWNSYLRITKDERILAPIAGFTSVQGDVSKNDRVMLTLGSREVEGFNNYQGTGFLIEGRARFTDCGAEFEQMQKEYPFMNKLLEITVESAKQLL, encoded by the coding sequence ATGCTAAGTAAAACATTTTTTGAAGTAATCCAAAATGAGGGAGTTGTCTCCATAACTTCATGGGGAAGTGGGGATCAACCAAATGTCCGGTGTACTTGGAATTCATATCTACGTATTACAAAGGACGAACGAATTTTAGCTCCTATTGCAGGATTTACAAGTGTTCAAGGCGATGTTTCTAAAAATGATAGAGTGATGTTAACATTGGGAAGTCGTGAAGTAGAAGGGTTTAATAACTATCAAGGAACTGGTTTCTTAATAGAAGGCCGGGCGCGTTTCACGGATTGCGGTGCTGAATTTGAACAAATGCAAAAAGAATATCCTTTCATGAATAAATTACTTGAAATAACAGTTGAATCCGCTAAACAACTCCTTTAA